A window of the Thermodesulfobacteriota bacterium genome harbors these coding sequences:
- a CDS encoding Na(+)/H(+) antiporter subunit D gives MINSIPPAAIFIIGALFIPILKGKIKSAYMLLLPVLAFYILVSIPEGKHWVVRLLDYDLIFGRIDRLSLVFGYIFSIISFIAILFAIKVEDDVQHVAGLIYAGGALGVTFAGDFFSLYIFWEIMAVASTFLILARRTAKSHAAAFRYILVHVVGGLFLLAGIIIYVSKTGTTEFAYMELKGLEAYLIFLGIAVNAAIPPLHPWLQDAYPEATVTGAVFLSAFTTKSAVYVMARIFPGAELLIWLGALMTAIPIFYAVLENDIRRVLAYSLINQVGFMMCGVGIGTALAINGTVSHAFCHILYKALLFMSAGAVLHVTGKIRCTDLGGLYKTMPITCLFCMIGAASISAFPMFSGFISKSMIISAAGHHKLTVVWLILQFASAGVFHHAGIKVPFFTFFGHDSGIRAKEPPLNMMIAMGMAAFLCVFIGLFPQPLYDILPNPVDYVPYTGAHIVGQLQLLMFGALAFTLLILSGYYPAELRAINLDTDWFYRKGSRLVVTVITGISLKIAHICDFLFIKFLPEKLGAVSRKPLISLIDFYNQTVGKEAISPEGYNEDAKPETVNLMPAGISVLLSVFFLMLLAVIFFVGL, from the coding sequence ATGATTAATTCGATTCCTCCTGCAGCCATATTTATAATCGGTGCTTTATTTATCCCGATTTTAAAAGGTAAAATCAAGTCGGCCTACATGCTCCTTCTTCCGGTGCTTGCATTTTACATACTGGTGTCCATTCCTGAAGGAAAGCACTGGGTGGTCCGCCTGCTTGATTACGACTTAATTTTTGGCCGCATTGATCGCCTGAGCCTGGTATTCGGCTATATTTTCTCCATCATATCGTTTATAGCCATCCTTTTTGCAATCAAAGTAGAAGATGATGTCCAGCATGTGGCAGGTCTGATATATGCCGGAGGGGCTCTGGGGGTCACCTTTGCCGGTGATTTTTTTTCGCTTTATATCTTCTGGGAAATAATGGCCGTGGCATCTACATTTTTAATCCTTGCCCGCCGGACTGCAAAATCACACGCCGCTGCATTTCGATACATACTGGTTCACGTGGTCGGAGGCCTCTTTCTTTTGGCTGGAATCATCATCTATGTCAGCAAAACAGGAACCACTGAGTTTGCCTACATGGAGCTTAAAGGGCTTGAAGCCTATCTGATATTTTTGGGTATCGCGGTCAATGCGGCAATTCCTCCCCTGCACCCCTGGTTGCAGGATGCCTATCCTGAAGCCACAGTCACAGGAGCGGTTTTTTTAAGCGCTTTTACCACCAAAAGCGCCGTATATGTAATGGCGCGTATTTTCCCGGGAGCAGAGCTCCTGATCTGGCTGGGTGCCTTAATGACCGCCATACCCATATTCTATGCGGTTTTGGAAAATGACATACGCCGGGTACTGGCTTACAGCCTGATCAACCAGGTCGGCTTTATGATGTGCGGTGTCGGAATAGGAACCGCACTGGCCATTAACGGAACCGTTTCCCATGCGTTCTGTCACATCCTTTACAAAGCCTTGCTGTTCATGTCCGCAGGTGCGGTTCTCCATGTGACCGGCAAGATAAGGTGCACCGATCTTGGAGGTTTGTACAAAACCATGCCGATCACCTGTTTGTTCTGTATGATTGGTGCAGCGTCTATTTCCGCCTTTCCCATGTTCAGTGGTTTTATCAGCAAATCCATGATCATCAGCGCCGCAGGGCATCATAAACTGACCGTTGTCTGGCTCATCCTGCAATTTGCTTCGGCCGGTGTATTTCATCACGCCGGGATCAAAGTCCCCTTCTTTACCTTTTTCGGCCACGACTCCGGTATCCGGGCCAAAGAACCTCCGCTGAACATGATGATTGCCATGGGGATGGCCGCCTTTTTATGTGTTTTTATCGGCTTATTTCCCCAGCCCTTATACGATATTTTGCCCAACCCGGTAGATTATGTCCCTTACACAGGTGCACACATCGTGGGCCAGCTTCAACTGCTGATGTTCGGTGCCCTGGCTTTTACCCTGCTGATCCTTTCAGGGTATTATCCTGCCGAACTAAGAGCAATCAACCTGGATACCGACTGGTTTTACCGCAAAGGCTCCAGATTGGTTGTAACTGTTATCACCGGTATTTCCCTGAAAATTGCTCACATATGCGACTTTCTGTTTATAAAGTTCCTTCCGGAAAAACTGGGTGCAGTCAGCAGAAAACCTCTGATCAGCCTGATTGATTTTTATAATCAAACGGTCGGTAAAGAGGCCATATCCCCTGAGGGGTATAATGAGGATGCCAAACCGGAGACTGTCAATCTTATGCCGGCAGGAATTTCTGTTCTTCTGTCGGTCTTTTTCCTGATGCTGTTGGCAGTGATCTTTTTTGTCGGATTATAA
- a CDS encoding AAA family ATPase, which yields MYNNFFGFREGPFQLVPNPEYLFLSRSHEETMANLNYAIYQGEGFVEITGEVGTGKTTLCRAFLEKIEKETEAAYIFNPKLDPIQLLKAINDEFGIGSDKNTIKELIDTLNAFLMKQKASGKNVVLIVDEAQNLSNEVLEQLRLLSNLETNKSKLLQIIMVGQPELKDMLDSHELRQLGQRINVSSHLLPLTAKETIEYIQHRIHIASRKPGTKFTRLAFYFIYKFSRGIPRLINILCDRSLLTAYSLDQHQITAGIVRSSIKELTGRGFVKHYSFWEGKNALLVILLLCIALVVVTFYRPGTDDISVSTVKQEKRILEKSDENAVRKKILHPVASKEKQPVIPGKSFLDRPPDSKASGSKQIDNLGAYLKSAQTRSSRSMALKAAFSLWNTSTAIKPHLDELEDDLAFFKLAAKEKSLLIHRIKGNLKGVKKLNLPAILELSAPDISLPRYLAIQKMDDGLVTFKVKDSLIVVKPDEIKKYWSGRAYILWKNLFSYQGTIPLTSPKDSIIALKMHLHDMGYDQIKINSVYDDQTKAAVKNIQKKYGLKADGLVGPLTKIVLYNEKKSLNIPNITN from the coding sequence ATGTATAATAACTTCTTTGGGTTCAGGGAGGGACCGTTTCAGCTGGTGCCGAATCCTGAATACCTTTTTTTGAGCAGAAGCCATGAAGAAACCATGGCCAATCTGAATTATGCCATTTACCAAGGTGAAGGGTTTGTGGAGATTACCGGTGAAGTGGGGACAGGGAAGACCACACTTTGCCGGGCGTTTCTGGAGAAAATAGAAAAGGAGACGGAAGCGGCTTATATCTTTAACCCGAAACTTGATCCAATACAGCTATTAAAGGCCATTAACGATGAGTTTGGAATTGGTTCGGACAAAAATACCATCAAAGAACTGATCGACACTTTAAATGCCTTTCTGATGAAACAAAAGGCTTCAGGGAAAAATGTCGTTCTGATCGTTGACGAAGCACAGAATCTTTCCAATGAGGTCCTGGAACAGCTCCGACTGTTATCCAATCTGGAAACAAATAAAAGCAAGCTTCTGCAAATTATCATGGTGGGACAGCCCGAACTGAAAGACATGCTTGACTCCCATGAACTCAGACAGCTTGGGCAGAGGATAAACGTAAGCTCTCATCTCCTTCCTTTAACCGCAAAAGAGACCATAGAATACATACAGCACCGAATCCATATTGCTTCCCGGAAGCCCGGAACCAAATTTACCAGGCTGGCCTTCTATTTTATCTATAAGTTTTCAAGGGGTATTCCAAGATTAATTAATATTTTATGTGACCGGTCTCTTTTGACCGCATACAGCCTTGATCAGCACCAGATTACGGCAGGTATTGTTCGATCTTCAATAAAGGAACTCACCGGCAGGGGGTTTGTCAAACATTATTCGTTTTGGGAAGGGAAAAATGCACTGCTGGTGATCCTCCTGTTATGCATCGCGCTGGTAGTGGTTACTTTTTACCGCCCAGGCACTGACGATATAAGCGTATCGACGGTAAAACAGGAAAAGCGAATTTTAGAAAAATCAGACGAAAACGCGGTTCGGAAAAAAATATTGCATCCTGTGGCTTCCAAAGAAAAACAGCCCGTTATTCCGGGAAAATCTTTTTTAGATCGACCACCTGATTCCAAGGCCTCTGGTTCAAAACAGATAGACAATCTGGGGGCATATCTTAAATCCGCGCAAACCCGTTCATCAAGAAGCATGGCGCTGAAAGCCGCCTTTTCATTGTGGAATACATCAACGGCAATCAAACCGCACCTGGATGAGCTGGAAGACGATTTGGCTTTTTTCAAGCTTGCAGCCAAAGAAAAATCGCTTTTGATCCATCGGATTAAGGGTAACTTAAAAGGAGTAAAAAAATTAAACCTTCCGGCTATCCTTGAATTATCTGCTCCTGACATCTCATTACCCAGGTATCTTGCCATACAAAAAATGGACGATGGCCTGGTTACATTCAAAGTTAAAGACAGTCTGATCGTGGTGAAACCTGATGAAATTAAAAAATACTGGTCCGGCAGGGCGTATATATTATGGAAGAATCTTTTTTCTTACCAAGGAACCATTCCACTTACTTCTCCAAAAGATTCCATTATCGCACTAAAAATGCATCTGCACGATATGGGATATGATCAGATTAAAATAAATTCGGTTTACGACGACCAGACAAAGGCAGCGGTAAAAAATATTCAAAAAAAGTATGGCTTAAAGGCGGATGGCCTGGTGGGTCCTTTAACCAAAATCGTCCTTTATAATGAAAAAAAATCATTAAACATACCAAACATTACCAATTGA
- the gspF gene encoding type II secretion system inner membrane protein GspF codes for MPVFEYKALDKKGKTTSGIIDSDSAMAARQKLRSGGIFPVSVMKVDDAPTKKESGAYRTWRPFRRARASEVSMMTRQLSTLVGAGFPLVSAIDALIPSTKSHALQKYLARIKDSIVEGNSFARALSLYPGIFPPLYINMVRAGETSGTLEIVLERLAEITEKQQALRSKILSALVYPVLMLFIGSAVLFFLLVYIVPSITSIFADMNQVLPAPTRFLIAISNSFKSYWWGFLIIISAAVLAIHRAKKTKKGRYLFDKTLLFMPGLSLLTKKLSIARFTRTLGSLLENGVSMLPALEIAKNTAQNILISDNVQQATEEVGKGQALATALAAKNIFPHLSIQMIQVGEQSGQLEEMLNKVADVFENEVEASVMRMTTMLEPIMILVMGVIVGFIVLSICLPIFEMNQLVM; via the coding sequence ATGCCCGTATTTGAATATAAGGCTTTGGATAAAAAAGGAAAAACCACTTCCGGTATTATAGATTCGGACAGCGCGATGGCCGCGCGCCAAAAGCTTCGCTCAGGTGGAATTTTTCCTGTCTCGGTAATGAAGGTGGATGACGCGCCGACCAAAAAGGAGTCCGGAGCCTATCGTACCTGGCGGCCTTTTAGACGTGCCAGAGCATCTGAGGTTTCCATGATGACCAGGCAACTCTCAACCCTGGTGGGTGCAGGATTTCCACTGGTATCCGCTATTGACGCATTGATTCCAAGCACCAAATCTCACGCATTACAAAAATATTTGGCCCGTATAAAGGATTCCATCGTTGAAGGAAACAGCTTTGCAAGAGCCCTTTCACTTTATCCGGGAATATTCCCCCCCCTTTATATTAACATGGTTCGGGCAGGTGAAACTTCCGGCACCCTTGAAATTGTTTTAGAGCGTCTGGCGGAAATTACTGAAAAGCAGCAGGCGTTACGTAGCAAAATTCTTTCCGCACTTGTGTATCCGGTCTTAATGCTTTTTATCGGATCAGCTGTTTTGTTCTTCCTGTTGGTCTATATCGTTCCCAGCATCACTTCTATTTTTGCCGATATGAACCAGGTGCTTCCCGCACCGACCCGTTTTTTAATCGCCATAAGCAATAGTTTTAAATCCTACTGGTGGGGATTTCTTATCATTATATCGGCAGCAGTGTTGGCCATCCACCGGGCTAAAAAAACCAAAAAGGGACGCTACCTGTTTGATAAAACCCTGCTTTTTATGCCGGGTCTCAGCCTTTTAACCAAAAAGCTGTCCATAGCCAGATTTACCAGGACCCTGGGTTCGCTTCTTGAAAACGGTGTTTCCATGCTCCCTGCCTTAGAGATTGCCAAAAATACAGCACAAAATATATTGATTTCAGATAATGTTCAACAAGCTACCGAAGAAGTAGGTAAGGGCCAGGCCCTGGCCACGGCACTGGCGGCAAAAAATATCTTTCCCCATCTTTCCATTCAGATGATACAGGTGGGAGAGCAAAGCGGCCAGTTGGAAGAAATGCTGAATAAAGTGGCAGACGTATTTGAAAACGAGGTGGAAGCAAGCGTGATGCGAATGACAACCATGTTGGAACCGATTATGATCCTTGTCATGGGGGTGATTGTCGGTTTTATCGTCCTTTCCATATGTCTGCCAATTTTTGAAATGAATCAGCTTGTGATGTAG
- a CDS encoding TIGR04283 family arsenosugar biosynthesis glycosyltransferase — protein MGLNLSVIIPALNEQGYLPLLLADLKAQKNVNLQIIISDGGSTDETIERCRPFGPVIVKAPGGRASQLNAGFRKSTGNNLLFLHADTRIKDPLLLANALEHWGTAITHADHDRVAGHFPLKFIRTTQINNMSFRYAEGKTHFNRINTTNGDQGLLLRRSFFESLGGFDESQHFLEDQKLAEKIRIRGIWITLPGLLYTSGRRFETEGFHRRYILMGMLMALYSTGRMEFFQRAKAIYASQSETGYLLLKPYFEAAIKMFVYDLGFSASIRAWFYIGRYIRQNSWQMFYFFDVLCRTAEKNKDYPFLRFHDNYFWPVTNNSVCDALNTLISFFWYMVVLTPYFFLVDTFRPDRSFLSCKKQSIL, from the coding sequence ATGGGCCTTAACCTTTCGGTCATAATCCCCGCCCTGAATGAACAGGGCTACCTGCCGCTTTTGCTGGCTGACCTGAAGGCACAAAAAAATGTGAACCTGCAAATTATCATTTCTGACGGCGGCTCTACGGATGAAACCATAGAACGCTGCCGTCCCTTTGGGCCCGTCATTGTGAAGGCACCTGGCGGGAGGGCCAGTCAGCTCAACGCGGGATTCAGAAAATCTACCGGGAACAATCTTCTTTTTTTGCACGCGGATACGAGAATCAAAGACCCACTTCTGTTGGCCAATGCTCTCGAACACTGGGGCACAGCAATTACTCATGCCGATCATGACAGAGTGGCCGGACATTTCCCCCTTAAATTCATCCGCACGACCCAAATCAACAACATGTCATTCAGATATGCTGAAGGCAAAACACATTTCAACAGAATAAATACCACCAACGGCGATCAAGGACTTCTATTAAGACGTTCTTTTTTTGAAAGCCTGGGTGGTTTTGACGAAAGTCAGCATTTCCTGGAGGACCAGAAACTGGCCGAGAAAATAAGAATCCGGGGGATCTGGATTACCCTGCCCGGGCTATTATATACTTCCGGCCGCCGTTTTGAAACCGAAGGCTTCCATCGCCGGTATATACTGATGGGCATGCTCATGGCGCTGTACAGTACCGGGCGCATGGAATTTTTTCAAAGAGCGAAAGCCATTTACGCCAGCCAGAGTGAAACCGGATATCTGTTGTTAAAGCCCTATTTTGAAGCGGCTATCAAGATGTTTGTGTATGACCTTGGATTTTCTGCAAGCATCCGTGCCTGGTTTTACATTGGGCGTTATATCCGTCAGAACTCCTGGCAGATGTTTTATTTTTTCGATGTATTGTGCCGCACCGCTGAAAAAAACAAAGATTACCCATTTCTCAGATTCCACGACAACTATTTTTGGCCGGTTACCAACAACTCTGTCTGTGACGCCCTCAACACACTCATTTCATTTTTCTGGTATATGGTTGTGCTGACCCCTTATTTTTTCCTGGTAGACACCTTCCGGCCGGACAGATCATTTCTATCCTGTAAAAAACAAAGCATTTTGTGA